A part of Oncorhynchus masou masou isolate Uvic2021 chromosome 30, UVic_Omas_1.1, whole genome shotgun sequence genomic DNA contains:
- the LOC135522399 gene encoding complement C3 — protein MWVGNLLCLAALAVALSLPTLSDGAALQVLSAPNLLRVGSNENIFVESQDHAGGPLNVKIMVKNHPTQSKELVSKSVVLDQANNFQAMTQLVIPEGDHFVDDPKQKQYVVLQAQFPDRLLEKVVLVSFQSGYIFIQTDKTIYTPASTVHYRVFSMTPGLEPLTREIFEDQEVAKNKEIAVSVEIMTPENITIFREIVNPDKGVKSGQFKLPDIVSFGTWHVVTRFQSTPQKTFSSEFEVKEYVLPSFEVSLTPAKAFFYVDDNDLTVDITARYLYGKEVTGTGYVVFGVITTDNEKKSFPASLQRVEIREGKGVARLKKEHITQTFPKIHDLVKQSIFVSVSVLTEGGGEMVEAEKRGIQIVTSPYTILFKRTPKYFKPGMPFDVSVYITNPDNSPASGVEVEVTPDNAKGVTRANGFAKIPLNTVASATELVITVKTKDPAIPDNRQAKATMKALPYRTSTGNFLHVGVDSNELKIGDPIKIDLNLGPTPIQNHDLTYMFLSRGQLVKVGRFKRQGNALVTLSVPVSKELLPSFRIVAYYHVGAADLVADSVWVDIKVSCMGSLKVTSTRPKASYEPRKAFSLTITGDPGAKVGLVAVDKGVYVLNSKHRLTQTKIWETIEKHDTGCTAGGGADNMGVFYDAGLVFETNTAKGTGIRTDPSCPVSSRRRRAVTISDVITSMTSKYNGLAKECCVDGMRDNTMGYTCDRRAKYISDGDVCVKAFLVCCTEMASKKIESKQDALLLSRSEEEDDDAYMRSEDIVSRSQFPESWMWEDTNLPECPAQNKHCESTSVIRNNFLKDSITTWQITAISLSKTHGICVADPFEMIVLKEFFIDLKLPYSAVRNEQLEVKAILHNYSEDPIIVRVELMENGEVCSSASKKGKYRQEVNMDPMSTRVVPYVIIPMKLGLHSIEVKASVKNSGSNDGVKRDLRVVAEGVLVKKETNVLLNPVKHGGEQTSHIPSGVPRNQVPNSDADTLISVTAGEQTSVLVEQAISGDSLGSLIVQPIGCGEQNMIYMTLPVIATHYLDNTKKWEDIGLDKRNTAIKYINIGYQRQLAYRKEDGSYAAWVSRQSSTWLTAYVVKVFAMSSSLISVQENVLCTAVKWLILNTQQPDGIFNEFAPVIHAEMTGNVRGSDNDASMTAFVLIAMQEASSVCEQSVNSLPGSMVKAVAYLEKRLPHLTNPYAVAMTSYALANAAKLNKETLLKFASPQLDHWPVPGGHQYTLEATSYALLALVKVKAFEEAGPIVRWLNKQKKVGGGYGSTQSTIMVFQAVAEYWSHVKDLKDFDLNINLEVAGRASATKWSINNKNQFHTRTDKVNSIDKDLTVKASGNGEATLSVVTLYYALPEEKDSDCESFDLSVTLTKMDKTSHEDAKESFMLTIEVLYKNSERDATMSILDIGLLTGFIVDTDDLNQLSKGRERYIEKFEMDKVLSERGSLILYLDRVSHKLEDRISFKIHRVQEVGVLQPAAVSVYEYYDQKHCVKFYHPQREGGTLSRLCLGDVCTCAEESCSMQKKGEPDVQRIDKACGAGLDYVYKATVVDSKLTTHTDTYTVKIDLVIKPGTDEGVEGKSRDFMGLAYCREALGLMQGKTYMIMGKSEDLHRVEDKGLLQYKYVLGEQTWIEYWPSQQECTSRDYREVCLGIDEFINQITTFGCPV, from the coding sequence ATGTGGGTCGGCAACTTGCTGTGTCTGGCCGCTCTGGCTGTAGCCCTCTCCTTACCTACCTTATCTGATGGAGCTGCACTACAAGTGTTGTCagctcctaacctgctgcgtgtGGGTAGTAATGAGAACATCTTTGTGGAATCTCAGGACCATGCAGGAGGTCCCCTGAATGTTAAGATCATGGTGAAGAACCACCCTACGCAGAGCAAAGAGCTAGTCTCTAAATCAGTGGTTCTGGATCAAGCAAACAATTTTCAGGCTATGACACAACTGGTCATCCCAGAAGGGGACCACTTTGTGGATGACCCCAAGCAGAAGCAGTATGTGGTCCTGCAGGCCCAATTCCCTGACCGCCTCCTGGAGAAGGTTGTCCTGGTCTCCTTCCAGTCTGGATACATCTTCATCCAGACTGACAAGACCATTTACACTCCGGCCAGCACCGTCCACTACAGAGTGTTCTCTATGACTCCTGGCCTGGAGCCTCTGACCAGGGAGATATTTGAGGACCAGGAGGTCGCCAAGAACAAAGAGATTGCAGTCTCTGTGGAGATCATGACTCCTGAAAACATCACCATCTTCAGGGAGATCGTCAACCCAGACAAGGGAGTCAAATCTGGACAGTTCAAACTCCCTGACATTGTCAGTTTCGGGACATGGCATGTAGTCACGAGGTTCCAGAGCACACCTCAAAAGACCTTCTCATCTGAATTTGAGGTCAAGGAGTATGTTCTGCCCAGCTTCGAGGTTAGTCTGACCCCAGCTAAAGCCTTCTTCTACGTCGATGACAATGACCTGACTGTTGACATCACTGCCAGGTATCTATACGGTAAGGAAGTGACAGGGACAGGCTATGTGGTGTTTGGTGTCATCACAACAGATAACGAGAAAAAGAGTTTCCCTGCCTCTCTGCAGAGAGTAGAGATCAGAGAAGGTAAAGGAGTGGCTCGTCTGAAAAAGGAACACATCACACAGACTTTCCCCAAAATCCATGATCTGGTCAAACAGTCCATCTTCGTATCAGTCAGTGTGTTAACAGAGGGTGGGGGTGAAATGGTagaggcagagaagagagggatccaGATTGTCACTTCGCCATACACCATCCTCTTCAAGAGAACGCCCAAATACTTCAAACCTGGCATGCCCTTTGACGTCTCTGTTTACATTACGAATCCTGACAACTCTCCAGCAAGTGGAGTGGAGGTTGAGGTGACTCCAGATAATGCTAAAGGGGTGACCAGGGCCAACGGTTTTGCAAAAATACCACTTAACACTGTGGCATCAGCCACAGAGCTGGTAATCACTGTGAAGACCAAGGACCCGGCGATCCCCGACAACAGACAGGCGAAGGCCACCATGAAGGCTCTCCCCTACAGAACTTCCACCGGCAACTTTCTCCATGTCGGGGTTGACTCTAATGAGCTGAAGATAGGAGACCCCATTAAGATTGATCTGAACCTGGGACCCACCCCCATACAAAACCATGACCTTACATACATGTTCCTGAGTAGAGGTCAGCTGGTGAAAGTGGGCCGATTTAAAAGACAGGGCAACgcgctggtgacactgtcagtgccTGTCTCCAAGGAGCTGCTTCCGTCGTTCCGCATCGTAGCGTACTACCATGTGGGAGCAGCTGACCTGGTGGCAGACTCTGTCTGGGTTGACATCAAGGTCTCCTGCATGGGCTCACTGAAAGTGACATCGACCAGGCCCAAGGCATCCTATGAGCCTCGTAAGGCTTTCAGTCTGACCATCACTGGAGACCCGGGAGCCAAAGTAGGACTGGTGGCTGTAGACAAGGGAGTCTACGTTCTCAACAGCAAACACCGTCTCACACAGACCAAGATCTGGGAGACCATAGAGAAGCATGATACAGGCTGTACAGCTGGAGGGGGAGCAGACAATATGGGGGTGTTCTACGATGCTGGTCTGGTATTTGAGACCAACACTGCTAAAGGGACTGGAATCAGAACAGACCCGAGCTGTCCTGTTAGTTCTAGGCGGAGACGAGCAGTGACCATCAGTGACGTCATCACTAGTATGACCAGTAAGTACAATGGTCTGGCCAAGGAGTGTTGTGTGGACGGGATGAGGGACAACACCATGGGATATACCTGTGACAGACGGGCCAAGTACATCTCAGATGGGGACGTCTGCGTAAAAGCCTTCCTTGTCTGCTGCACTGAGATGGCCTCCAAGAAGATAGAATCCAAACAGGATGCACTGCTGCTCTCACGCagtgaagaggaggatgatgatgcgTACATGCGGTCTGAAGACATTGTGTCTCGTAGTCAGTTCCCTGAAAGCTGGATGTGGGAGGACACCAATCTTCCTGAATGCCCTGCCCAAAACAAGCACTGTGAGTCCACATCTGTAATAAGGAACAACTTCTTAAAGGATTCCATCACCACCTGGCAAATAACAGCCATCAGCCTGTCTAAAACTCATGGCATCTGTGTGGCAGATCCGTTTGAGATGATAGTTCTAAAGGAGTTCTTCATCGACCTCAAGCTGCCCTACTCAGCCGTCCGCAATGAACAGCTGGAGGTCAAAGCAATCCTCCACAACTACAGCGAAGACCCCATCATTGTGCGTGTGGAGCTGATGGAGAATGGTGAGGTGTGCAGCTCGGCAAGCAAGAAGGGTAAGTACAGGCAGGAAGTGAACATGGACCCCATGTCCACCCGGGTTGTCCCCTATGTCATCATCCCTATGAAGCTGGGCTTGCACTCCATTGAGGTCAAGGCATCTGTGAAAAACTCCGGCAGCAATGACGGGGTGAAGAGGGATCTGCGCGTTGTGGCTGAGGGAGTGCTGGTCAAGAAGGAAACCAACGTACTCCTGAACCCGGTTAAACATGGTGGTGAGCAGACGTCACACATACCTAGTGGAGTGCCCCGAAACCAGGTGCCAAACTCTGATGCTGACACACTGATCAGTGTGACAGCTGGAGAGCAGACCAGTGTGCTGGTGGAGCAGGCCATCAGTGGAGACTCTCTGGGCAGTCTGATAGTTCAGCCAATCGGGTGTGGGGAACAGAACATGATCTACATGACCCTGCCTGTCATTGCTACACACTACTTGGACAACACAAAAAAGTGGGAGGATATTGGCCTGGACAAACGGAACACAGCCATCAAGTACATCAACATTGGTTACCAACGTCAGCTGGCCTATCGCAAAGAAGATGGCTCCTACGCTGCCTGGGTCAGCAGACAGAGCAGCACCTGGCTGACAGCATACGTGGTGAAGGTGTTTGCCATGTCCAGTTCATTAATCAGTGTTCAGGAAAATGTGCTCTGTACTGCTGTCAAGTGGCTGATCCTGAACACACAACAGCCAGATGGCATCTTCAATGAGTTTGCTCCTGTCATTCATGCAGAGATGACGGGTAACGTGAGGGGATCAGACAATGACGCCTCCATGACAGCTTTTGTTCTCATCGCCATGCAGGAAGCAAGCTCAGTGTGTGAGCAGTCTGTCAACAGCCTACCAGGCAGTATGGTTAAGGCAGTAGCGTACCTCGAGAAGCGTCTGCCCCACCTGACTAACCCTTATGCTGTAGCTATGACCTCCTATGCTCTGGCCAATGCTGCAAAACTCAACAAGGAGACCCTACTGAAGTTCGCCTCTCCACAGCTGGACCACTGGCCAGTCCCTGGTGGTCACCAGTACACGCTGGAGGCCACGTCGTACGCCCTGCTTGCCCTGGTCAAGGTGAAGGCCTTCGAAGAGGCCGGCCCCATAGTCAGGTGGCTCAACAAGCAGAAGAAGGTGGGAGGGGGATACGGATCCACACAGTCCACCATCATGGTGTTCCAGGCTGTGGCTGAGTATTGGAGCCACGTGAAGGACCTGAAAGACTTTGACTTGAACATCAACCTAGAGGTGGCCGGCAGGGCATCAGCCACCAAGTGGTCCATCAACAACAAGAACCAGTTCCACACTCGTACAGACAAGGTCAACTCCATAGACAAGGACTTGACTGTAAAAGCCTCAGGAAATGGCGAGGCGACATTGTCGGTGGTGACATTGTACTATGCCCTGCCAGAGGAAAAGGACAGTGACTGTGAAAGCTTTGACCTCTCTGTCACCCTCACTAAGATGGACAAAACAAGTCACGAGGATGCCAAGGAGTCATTTATGCTGACTATTGAGGTGTTGTATAAGAACTCAGAGAGAGATGCAACCATGTCTATTCTGGACATCGGCTTGCTGACCGGCTTCATTGTGGACACAGACGATCTGAATCAGTTGTCGAAGGGTAGGGAGCGCTACATAGAGAAGTTTGAGATGGACAAAGTTCTGTCTGAAAGAGGATCTCTCATCCTATATCTGGACAGGGTGTCTCATAAGTTAGAAGACAGAATATCCTTTAAGATCCACAGAGTGCAGGAAGTGGGAGTTCTTCAGCCAGCTGCCGTCTCTGTATATGAATACTACGACCAGAAGCACTGTGTGAAGTTCTACCACCCACAGAGGGAAGGTGGTACTCTGAGTAGACTGTGTCTTGGAGATGTGTGCACGTGTGCGGAGGAGAGCTGCAGTATGCAGAAGAAAGGTGAGCCAGATGTCCAACGCATAGACAAAGCTTGCGGCGCGGGACTGGATTACGTTTACAAAGCCACGGTGGTGGACTCGAagctgaccacacacacagatacttacACCGTGAAGATCGATTTGGTCATCAAGCCAGGTACTGACgagggagtggaggggaagaGTCGTGACTTCATGGGACTGGCTTACTGTAGAGAAGCTCTGGGTCTAATGCAGGGGAAAACATACATGATTATGGGGAAGTCTGAAGACCTGCACAGGGTGGAGGATAAAGGACTGTTGCAGTACAAGTATGTCTTAGGTGAACAGACATGGATAGAGTACTGGCCCTCACAACAAGAGTGCACATCCAGAGACTACAGAGAAGTCTGTCTGGGCATTGATGAGTTCATCAACCAGATCACAACCTTCGGCTGCCCTGTTTAG